A single region of the Brassica rapa cultivar Chiifu-401-42 chromosome A03, CAAS_Brap_v3.01, whole genome shotgun sequence genome encodes:
- the LOC103858560 gene encoding sodium transporter HKT1, translated as MDRVAGRKFCKIRSKLYKNRPCFLNFIYFLSFSFLGFLALKVFKPRATSRLHDLDIFFTSVSAITVSSMSTVDMEVFSNTQLIIITILMFIGGPIFTSFFNIYLSHFTKFVFPQSKIKHLIGSFKADHTIEDRHLDQENINDRHEIPSQINEKASKCLYLVVIGYNLVTNIAGSMLLLVYVSFVKTARDVLRSKEISTLTFSIFTTVSTFATCGFVPTNENMIIFRKNSGLLWLLIPLVLMGNTLFPCFLRLLIWGLSKTTKREEFGYILKNRKKMGYSHLLSVRLCVFLGLTVLGFILIQLFLFCTFAWSSESLAGMNWYEKLVGSLFQVVNSRHTGETIVDLSTLSPAILIVFILMMYLPPYTLFMPFTIKKKNKKEEENDSGYEKGGKKSGLLVSQLSFLVICIFLISITERQKLRRDPLNFNVLNITLEVVSAYGNVGFTTGYSCERRLNVSDGGCEDAGYGFAGRWSSSGKFILIIVMFYGRLKQFTAKSGRAWILYPSSS; from the exons ATGGATAGAGTTGCAGGaagaaaattttgtaaaatcCGTTCGAAACTTTATAAAAATCGCCCCTGCTTCCTCaatttcatttatttcttgTCCTTCTCCTTTTTAGGTTTCTTAGCACTTAAGGTCTTTAAGCCAAGAGCGACTTCACGTCTCCATGACTTGGACATCTTCTTCACTTCTGTCTCTGCCATCACCGTCTCTTCCATGTCCACCGTCGACATGGAAGTCTTCTCCAACACCCAACTTATAATCATCACTATACTCATGTTTATAGGTGGCCCGATCTTCACCTCCTTTTTCAATATCTACCTGTCCCATTTCACTAAATTCGTCTTCCCTCAGAGCAAGATTAAACATCTTATCGGCTCTTTCAAGGCAGATCATACCATCGAGGATCGCCATCTTGACCAAGAAAATATTAATGATCGTCACGAGATTCCTAGCCAGATCAATGAAAAGGCGTCTAAGTGTTTGTACTTGGTGGTTATTGGCTACAATCTTGTAACAAACATAGCTGGCTCTATGTTGCTTCTTGTGTACGTAAGCTTTGTTAAAACGGCAAGAGATGTTCTTCGTTCCAAAGAAATATCAACTCTCACCTTCTCTATCTTCACAACTGTATCGACTTTCGCAACTTGCGGATTTGTTCCCACGAATGAGAACATGATCATCTTTCGCAAGAACTCGGGTCTCCTCTGGCTCTTAATCCCTCTAGTATTGATGGGGAACACTTTGTTCCCTTGCTTCTTGCGGTTGCTAATATGGGGATTAAGTAAGACCACAAAACGTGAGGAGTTTGGTTATATTCTCAAGAATCGCAAGAAGATGGGATACTCTCATCTACTCTCTGTTCGTCTTTGTGTTTTCCTAGGGTTGACGGTGTTAGGGTTTATTTTGATACAACTTTTTCTCTTCTGTACCTTTGCTTGGAGCTCGGAGTCTCTTGCAGGAATGAATTGGTATGAGAAGTTGGTTGGATCGCTGTTTCAAGTGGTAAACTCGAGACATACTGGAGAAACAATTGTCGACCTATCCACACTTTCCCCGGCTATTTTGATAGTATTCATCCTCATGAT GTACCTTCCCCCATACACTTTATTTATGCCGTTCACcataaaaaagaagaataaaaaagaagaagaaaatgattcCGGATATGAGAAGGGAGGAAAGAAGAGTGGGCTCCTTGTGTCACAACTTTCCTTTTTGGTGATATGTATCTTTCTCATTTCTATCACCGAAAGGCAAAAACTACGACGAGATCCACTCAACTTCAACGTTCTTAACATTACTCTTGAAGTTGTCAG TGCATATGGAAATGTGGGGTTCACGACCGGGTACAGTTGTGAACGGCGCTTGAACGTCAGTGACGGTGGCTGTGAAGACGCAGGTTATGGGTTTGCAGGAAGATGGAGTTCCAGTGGAAAATTCATACTAATAATAGTAATGTTTTATGGTAGGCTTAAGCAGTTCACAGCCAAATCTGGTCGAGCTTGGATACTTTATCCCTCGTCTTCCTGA